A stretch of the Brachyspira hampsonii genome encodes the following:
- a CDS encoding methyl-accepting chemotaxis protein codes for MLDNNKKSIGNNSLIFKFLIPYMAALFIICTAIYILYFPQYKIRFINSNQYNASSISSEIENNISYLYGKINIFCSYLEKETNRDNLLNVFKNIIKNEPNLVNIFYADTIPYKDGGTVLNTTGTLPSNYDQTSREWYKNAIASKEIVISEPYIDIVTKSIIVTFSKTIYVNGQLSGVVRIDVDFSKIISSALEEAKKYSYNISIINKEGLYIYSENQNSILKENIFNNQEISSHKNDIMNNNNYAWIDKELSYISSKIRNTNWHIILSIENKELNLSLLKLLILIISVFILLSAIEAVLVIVIAKPISNTLDNTISIIKSMSKGNFNTHFDEKELNKKDQTGDVIRALNDMQNKLGDIIYSMKDNINGINSSVNIITNGNIDLSDRSVSQASSLEELTRSIEFVFSSLKDTAENAGNAKNMSEKVSNATRNGVNAINATSENMALISEASKKISDITKIIESIAFQTNILALNASVEAARAGDQGKGFAVVASEVRNLAINVGNAAKDITAIANETVEKINNGSASVQASSYILNQIESSVNDVLTLLTEISSAIIEEENSLSQINTAVIEINKITQDTSKIANDGANASKDVLDKSNNIVEQVSYFHFN; via the coding sequence ATGTTGGATAATAATAAGAAAAGTATTGGAAATAATAGTTTAATATTTAAATTTTTAATACCATATATGGCTGCTTTATTTATAATTTGTACAGCTATATATATTTTATATTTTCCGCAGTATAAAATAAGATTTATCAATTCCAATCAATATAATGCATCTAGTATTTCATCTGAAATAGAAAATAATATTTCTTACTTATACGGAAAAATAAATATATTTTGTTCTTATTTGGAAAAAGAAACAAACCGTGATAACTTATTAAATGTATTCAAAAATATCATCAAAAATGAACCTAATTTAGTAAATATATTTTATGCTGATACAATACCCTACAAAGACGGAGGAACAGTATTAAATACAACTGGGACATTACCAAGCAACTATGATCAAACATCAAGAGAATGGTATAAGAATGCCATAGCTTCAAAGGAAATAGTCATATCAGAACCTTATATAGATATTGTTACTAAATCTATCATAGTAACTTTTTCAAAAACTATATATGTGAATGGACAGCTTTCTGGTGTAGTAAGAATAGATGTTGATTTTTCTAAAATTATATCTTCTGCATTAGAGGAAGCAAAAAAATACAGTTATAATATAAGTATTATTAACAAAGAAGGATTGTACATATATAGTGAAAATCAAAATTCTATATTAAAAGAAAATATATTTAATAATCAAGAAATATCATCTCATAAAAATGATATTATGAACAACAATAATTATGCATGGATAGATAAAGAATTATCATATATATCTTCAAAAATAAGAAACACTAATTGGCATATAATTCTTAGTATAGAAAATAAAGAACTAAATTTATCATTATTAAAATTACTTATACTTATAATATCTGTATTTATATTATTATCCGCCATAGAGGCAGTATTAGTAATAGTTATAGCAAAACCTATATCAAATACTTTAGACAATACTATTTCAATAATAAAATCTATGTCCAAAGGTAATTTTAATACACATTTTGATGAAAAAGAATTAAATAAAAAAGATCAAACAGGCGATGTAATAAGGGCTCTTAATGATATGCAAAATAAACTAGGCGATATTATTTATAGCATGAAAGATAATATAAATGGAATTAATAGTTCCGTTAATATTATAACAAACGGCAATATAGACTTATCTGACCGGTCTGTATCACAGGCAAGCTCTTTAGAAGAGTTAACAAGGTCAATAGAATTTGTATTTTCATCATTAAAAGACACTGCTGAAAATGCAGGAAATGCCAAAAATATGAGTGAAAAAGTATCAAATGCTACAAGAAACGGAGTTAATGCTATAAATGCCACATCAGAAAATATGGCACTAATATCCGAAGCTAGTAAAAAGATTTCAGACATTACAAAAATAATAGAATCTATAGCTTTCCAAACTAATATATTGGCTTTAAATGCCTCTGTTGAAGCTGCTAGAGCTGGAGATCAAGGAAAAGGTTTTGCTGTTGTTGCAAGCGAAGTTAGAAACCTTGCTATTAATGTTGGAAATGCTGCTAAGGATATAACAGCAATAGCTAATGAAACCGTTGAAAAAATAAATAATGGAAGTGCATCTGTACAGGCTTCATCATACATACTAAATCAAATAGAATCATCTGTTAATGATGTTCTAACACTATTAACAGAAATATCAAGTGCTATTATAGAAGAAGAAAACAGTCTCTCTCAAATTAATACAGCTGTTATAGAAATCAATAAAATAACTCAGGATACTTCTAAAATAGCAAATGACGGAGCAAATGCTAGTAAAGATGTACTTGATAAATCCAATAACATAGTAGAACAAGTTTCTTATTTTCATTTTAATTAA
- the moaC gene encoding cyclic pyranopterin monophosphate synthase MoaC: MSDRLTHIDESGNANMVDVGDKDIVKRTAEASGKIYLSKDTLKLIEENNIKKGDVISAARIAGIMGAKHTSELIPLCHNINIEKVSLDFTLEDDGIVIKSYCRCSYKTGIEMEALTAVSVAALTIWDMCKAVDKNMRISDITLLSKTKN, encoded by the coding sequence ATGAGTGATAGATTAACACATATAGATGAAAGCGGTAATGCCAATATGGTTGATGTAGGTGATAAAGATATTGTAAAAAGAACTGCGGAAGCATCAGGAAAAATATATTTATCAAAAGATACTCTTAAATTGATAGAGGAAAATAATATAAAGAAAGGAGATGTTATATCAGCTGCTAGGATTGCAGGCATTATGGGAGCTAAACACACTTCTGAACTTATACCTTTATGTCATAATATTAATATAGAAAAAGTATCTTTAGACTTTACTTTAGAAGATGACGGAATAGTTATAAAATCTTATTGCAGATGCAGTTACAAAACAGGTATAGAGATGGAGGCATTAACTGCTGTTAGTGTTGCCGCTCTTACTATATGGGATATGTGCAAGGCTGTTGATAAAAATATGAGAATATCTGATATTACTTTATTATCAAAGACTAAAAATTAA
- a CDS encoding phage terminase small subunit P27 family: protein MPDKAKKAPKNAKNKPKKAVIIPNPPEYFSGYSLKKWEELAPIFAEKNMLGPADLSAFELLCLHYGDAMDLYQAMINEGGSIAGYLEGKNSQTMGEYLAYHKAITAYHKMLTEFGLTPASKKKVIIPETIEENDPLEKMING from the coding sequence ATGCCTGATAAAGCTAAAAAAGCCCCAAAAAACGCCAAAAATAAGCCCAAAAAAGCCGTTATAATACCAAATCCGCCAGAATATTTTAGTGGGTATTCTCTAAAAAAATGGGAAGAACTTGCACCTATTTTTGCTGAAAAAAATATGCTCGGACCTGCTGATTTATCTGCTTTTGAACTTTTATGTCTGCATTACGGCGATGCTATGGATCTTTATCAAGCTATGATTAATGAAGGAGGTTCTATAGCTGGATATTTAGAAGGGAAAAACTCTCAGACTATGGGCGAATATTTAGCTTATCATAAAGCTATAACAGCATATCATAAAATGCTTACTGAGTTTGGTTTAACTCCTGCTTCAAAAAAGAAAGTTATTATTCCTGAAACTATAGAAGAGAATGATCCGCTTGAAAAAATGATAAATGGTTAA
- a CDS encoding group-specific protein, with protein sequence MMVYQIGSISFGIFSVICIFISITSKNDIAKAFYLLCFFLSNIAALLCDIVIKLN encoded by the coding sequence ATGATGGTTTATCAAATAGGTTCTATAAGTTTTGGAATATTTAGTGTTATATGTATTTTTATTAGTATAACATCAAAAAATGATATAGCTAAGGCTTTCTATTTACTTTGTTTCTTTTTATCAAATATTGCTGCTTTACTTTGTGATATAGTAATAAAATTAAATTAG
- a CDS encoding patatin-like phospholipase family protein: MKKLGLVLGGGGGLGSYQIGVWKALREYEVDKMIKAISGTSVGVLNACLIAQNNYDIAEYIWTNEIEDKILSKKKMNTENNYISSNGIFSRKGLIEIIEKYLNIDIIINYEYPIYATAVNLKNIDAEYFKLNNKSAKEIKEIMMATSAIPVIFGRQTIEGVDYIDGGVEILKGNNLPLKPLYYEEKCDEIIAINLYKESTREKFNDCKVYEIVPSHDIGNFFNGAMDFSLEGAKIRIQEGYNDAKNMLREIFKMGKIQLDNLENNNMLYMYENENEAERKKIKNKLNKAIDSLKLNDDN, translated from the coding sequence ATGAAAAAATTAGGTTTAGTTTTAGGCGGCGGCGGCGGACTTGGAAGCTATCAAATAGGAGTATGGAAAGCTTTAAGAGAATATGAAGTTGATAAAATGATTAAAGCAATATCCGGTACTTCTGTAGGTGTTCTTAATGCCTGTTTAATAGCACAAAATAATTATGATATAGCAGAATATATTTGGACTAATGAAATAGAAGATAAAATACTTTCAAAAAAGAAAATGAATACAGAGAACAATTATATATCTTCAAATGGTATATTCAGCAGAAAAGGCTTAATAGAAATAATAGAAAAATATTTAAATATTGATATTATCATAAATTATGAATATCCAATATATGCTACAGCGGTAAATTTAAAAAACATTGATGCTGAATATTTTAAATTAAATAATAAATCAGCAAAAGAAATAAAAGAAATAATGATGGCTACAAGTGCAATACCTGTTATATTCGGAAGGCAGACGATAGAAGGAGTTGATTATATAGATGGAGGAGTTGAGATATTAAAAGGAAATAATCTTCCATTAAAGCCTCTCTATTATGAAGAAAAATGCGATGAAATAATAGCTATTAATTTATATAAAGAAAGCACCAGAGAAAAATTCAATGACTGCAAAGTTTATGAAATAGTACCGAGCCATGATATAGGAAACTTCTTTAACGGTGCTATGGATTTCTCGCTGGAAGGAGCTAAAATTCGTATTCAAGAAGGCTATAATGATGCCAAAAATATGCTTAGAGAAATATTTAAAATGGGAAAAATACAATTAGATAATTTAGAAAATAATAACATGCTTTATATGTACGAAAATGAAAATGAAGCAGAAAGAAAGAAAATCAAAAATAAATTAAACAAAGCAATAGATAGTTTAAAATTAAATGATGATAATTAA